Proteins found in one Merismopedia glauca CCAP 1448/3 genomic segment:
- a CDS encoding lysophospholipid acyltransferase family protein: MTQDREPVASFFLYHALKWSVVSPMLHVYFRARIYGAENVPQLGPLLVVSNHASDFDPPILSSCMRRPVAFMAKEELFQVPVLKQAIELYGAYPVKRGAADRSAIREALKSLELGWAVGLFLGGTRTPDGRIHEPKLGAAMIASKAQVPLLPVSLWGTEKIISKGSIFPKAVPITVRIGNAIAPPISSKREDLEGVTQECVAAIHSLHDLGR; this comes from the coding sequence ATGACTCAAGACCGAGAACCAGTTGCCTCTTTTTTTCTCTACCATGCTTTAAAATGGTCGGTGGTTAGCCCCATGTTACACGTTTATTTCCGCGCCAGGATCTATGGGGCGGAAAATGTGCCTCAGCTAGGCCCATTATTAGTTGTATCTAACCATGCTAGCGACTTTGACCCCCCCATTCTATCTAGTTGTATGCGCCGTCCTGTGGCTTTTATGGCAAAGGAGGAACTGTTTCAAGTCCCTGTTTTGAAGCAAGCAATTGAGTTATATGGGGCGTATCCAGTCAAACGGGGTGCAGCAGACCGCAGTGCGATTCGAGAAGCCCTCAAAAGCTTAGAATTAGGTTGGGCTGTGGGTTTGTTTCTGGGAGGGACTAGAACCCCTGATGGTCGCATTCATGAGCCTAAATTAGGTGCAGCAATGATTGCTAGTAAAGCCCAAGTACCTTTGTTACCTGTTAGTTTATGGGGCACGGAAAAGATTATATCTAAAGGTAGTATATTTCCTAAAGCAGTACCTATTACAGTCAGGATTGGTAATGCGATCGCTCCCCCTATTTCTAGTAAAAGAGAAGATTTAGAAGGGGTGACTCAAGAATGTGTTGCAGCTATTCATAGCCTTCACGATCTGGGAAGATAA
- a CDS encoding YdcF family protein, whose translation MVVKQHYRPQKKRVRKRSGWRTFWFGLWFLICVVFGWLASRQIANYFVTPDAIFVLGGEPEREKFAARFASQYPNIEVWVSGGSPQGYAQRIFAKEGISADRLHLDYRAEDTVTNFTTLVSEFQNRGIRSIYLITSEDHMLRARTIGEIVLGTKGILIEPVTIPTERSPEPVNKTFRDAARAFLWITLGYSPSKLPPK comes from the coding sequence ATGGTCGTCAAGCAACATTATCGCCCTCAAAAAAAGCGTGTTAGAAAGCGTTCTGGTTGGCGAACCTTCTGGTTTGGGCTGTGGTTTTTGATTTGCGTAGTTTTTGGTTGGTTGGCTTCTAGACAAATCGCCAACTATTTTGTCACCCCAGATGCGATTTTTGTGTTGGGGGGAGAACCAGAAAGGGAAAAGTTTGCGGCTCGTTTTGCCAGTCAGTACCCTAATATAGAAGTTTGGGTATCTGGGGGCAGTCCTCAAGGATATGCTCAAAGGATATTTGCTAAAGAGGGGATTTCTGCGGATCGCTTGCATTTAGACTACCGTGCCGAAGATACGGTTACCAATTTCACCACTTTAGTCTCAGAATTCCAAAATCGGGGGATTCGCAGCATTTATTTAATTACCTCAGAAGATCATATGCTGCGGGCGAGAACTATTGGAGAAATAGTTTTGGGGACTAAGGGAATTTTAATCGAACCTGTGACCATACCAACAGAGCGATCGCCTGAACCCGTCAACAAAACCTTCCGCGATGCTGCTAGGGCTTTTCTCTGGATAACTCTGGGTTATTCTCCTTCTAAATTACCTCCGAAGTAG
- the fabD gene encoding ACP S-malonyltransferase translates to MKTAWVFPGQGSQKLGMGADLLETEVGQAKFAQAAEILGWSVPETCQGDEEKLSQTLYTQPSLYVIESILVDLLRHGSQSPDLVAGHSLGEYVALYAAGVLDFTTGLKLVKRRAELMNQAAGGTMAALMGFKREDLLAKIAETPDVVLANDNSAAQVVISGTPEAVDEVLSAVKTKRSVKLKVSGAFHSHLMAPAAAEFSQILEEIEFHEAKVPVLSNVEPIPTTDSTVLKERLQKQMTGSVRWLEISLELPNQGINRVVEVGPGQVLTGLIKRTCEGLELVNISSVADLAT, encoded by the coding sequence GTGAAAACTGCGTGGGTATTTCCAGGACAAGGCTCTCAAAAGCTAGGTATGGGGGCTGATTTATTAGAGACTGAGGTGGGACAAGCTAAATTTGCCCAAGCTGCCGAAATTTTGGGTTGGTCTGTTCCTGAGACTTGCCAAGGTGATGAAGAGAAGCTATCCCAGACTTTATATACCCAACCTAGTTTGTATGTGATTGAGAGCATCTTAGTCGATTTGCTGCGGCATGGCTCCCAATCTCCAGATTTAGTTGCTGGACACAGTTTGGGAGAATATGTCGCCCTCTACGCCGCCGGAGTCCTTGACTTTACCACCGGATTAAAGTTAGTCAAGCGGCGCGCTGAACTGATGAATCAAGCTGCTGGCGGTACTATGGCGGCTTTAATGGGTTTCAAACGGGAAGATTTACTCGCTAAAATCGCCGAAACCCCAGATGTTGTCTTAGCTAATGATAATAGTGCGGCTCAAGTTGTAATTTCTGGAACTCCTGAAGCTGTAGACGAAGTGCTTTCGGCTGTGAAAACCAAGCGCAGCGTCAAACTCAAGGTTTCTGGGGCGTTTCACTCCCATCTTATGGCTCCAGCCGCCGCCGAATTTAGTCAAATTTTAGAAGAAATAGAGTTTCATGAGGCTAAGGTTCCAGTTTTATCTAATGTAGAACCAATACCAACTACAGATAGTACAGTTCTCAAAGAGCGCCTGCAAAAACAAATGACAGGTTCCGTCCGGTGGCTAGAAATCAGCTTAGAACTGCCCAATCAAGGCATTAATAGGGTAGTAGAAGTAGGGCCAGGTCAAGTTTTGACTGGTTTAATTAAACGCACCTGTGAAGGCTTAGAGCTAGTTAATATTAGCAGCGTAGCCGATCTAGCGACATAA
- a CDS encoding AI-2E family transporter, protein MLIFFSAWAFILVLEYFQNVIFIFTFAATIAFLLNYPVTWLQKFLPRNISVVFVFVIGIAILVALTITILVTLTSQGQQALNSLTNAVNSVSPVIDDIEKFLAQKNINIDLDLIRQKANNEVLSRIGQGIDYSLGSVTIFLSNFLNFIFIAVVSFFMLLEGERLWGFILKMLPTEFQDRFDYLVKRNFLGFFRSQIILCLFLTTAYFIVFLILKVPFALLLALIAGFLDLIPGIGATLGVATTFFIVLTQNVGLAVQVVVACIILQQIQDNLIAPRIMRGSLNINPVVVFFALLIGARVAGLLGVFMSIPLAGLIVSWFEIEEMTAGLPEATPTDPEPTSEVI, encoded by the coding sequence TTGCTGATCTTTTTTTCAGCTTGGGCTTTTATTCTAGTTCTAGAATATTTTCAAAACGTCATTTTCATTTTTACGTTTGCAGCTACTATTGCGTTTCTTCTCAACTATCCAGTTACTTGGTTACAAAAGTTTTTACCTCGAAATATCTCAGTTGTCTTTGTATTTGTGATTGGAATTGCCATTTTAGTTGCCTTGACAATCACGATTTTAGTCACGCTTACTTCTCAAGGACAACAAGCTTTAAATAGCTTGACTAATGCAGTTAATTCTGTATCTCCAGTTATAGATGATATTGAAAAGTTCTTAGCCCAAAAAAATATTAACATCGACTTAGATCTAATCAGGCAAAAAGCTAATAATGAAGTTCTCTCAAGAATTGGGCAAGGAATTGATTATAGTTTGGGTTCTGTAACTATATTTTTGAGTAATTTTCTGAATTTTATTTTCATCGCTGTAGTTTCATTTTTCATGTTGTTAGAAGGAGAAAGATTATGGGGTTTTATTTTAAAAATGTTGCCGACTGAATTTCAAGATAGATTCGATTATTTAGTTAAACGCAACTTTTTAGGATTCTTTAGAAGCCAAATAATTCTTTGTTTATTTTTAACTACTGCTTACTTTATTGTCTTTCTAATTTTGAAAGTTCCCTTCGCGCTTCTACTAGCACTAATCGCGGGTTTCTTGGACTTAATTCCAGGGATAGGCGCAACTTTAGGGGTAGCTACCACATTTTTCATTGTGTTAACTCAAAATGTTGGTTTAGCCGTGCAAGTTGTCGTAGCTTGCATTATTTTGCAGCAAATTCAAGATAATTTAATTGCTCCTAGAATTATGCGCGGTTCTCTCAATATTAATCCTGTAGTCGTGTTTTTTGCGTTACTAATTGGGGCGAGAGTGGCTGGATTATTGGGAGTATTTATGTCAATTCCTTTAGCTGGTTTAATCGTCAGTTGGTTTGAAATTGAAGAAATGACGGCTGGTTTACCGGAAGCTACTCCTACAGATCCAGAACCTACTTCGGAGGTAATTTAG
- a CDS encoding serine/threonine-protein kinase, translating to MSNIRPTASPELPDFSNYGYRVDRPLGYNKGGGRVTYLATCLENQQPVVVKQFQFAQTGASWSDYNAYEREVELLEQLHHPNIPSYLEALETSNGFCLVQEYKNAPSLATQRIWKVEEVIQIAKAVLEVLVYLQSQIPPIIHRDLKPENILVDDKLRVYLVDFGLAKLGGEDLAASSTVKGTLGFMPPEQLFNRNLTTASDIYSLGVTLVCLLTQTPSTAIAQLIDDDYRLNFKPKLPQLHPGLVNWLEKMVAPSVQKRYQNASEALAALEKVDLSQNTRNHDVKLAIASRFLIFFGLIGGITLHSISQKPYSYRASFGIDLSLEQLSATRRCPGCNLKWADLQGTDLRGVDLEGADLTEADLEGADLRGAYLRNANLTGANLHRADLHHTDLQGAIMPDGRVHP from the coding sequence ATGAGCAATATTAGACCAACTGCTAGTCCAGAATTACCCGATTTCTCTAATTACGGTTATCGGGTCGATCGCCCATTGGGATATAACAAAGGTGGGGGTCGAGTGACCTATCTAGCTACCTGTCTGGAAAATCAACAGCCAGTTGTCGTAAAACAGTTTCAATTTGCTCAAACTGGTGCAAGTTGGTCAGATTATAACGCTTACGAGCGGGAAGTTGAGTTATTAGAGCAACTGCATCACCCCAACATCCCTAGCTACTTAGAAGCTTTAGAAACTAGTAATGGGTTTTGTCTAGTTCAGGAGTATAAAAATGCTCCTTCTTTGGCGACACAGAGAATCTGGAAAGTTGAGGAAGTTATTCAGATTGCTAAGGCTGTTTTAGAAGTTTTAGTCTATTTACAATCCCAAATCCCTCCTATCATTCATCGAGATTTAAAACCCGAAAATATTCTCGTTGATGACAAATTAAGGGTTTATTTAGTAGATTTTGGCTTGGCTAAACTTGGTGGCGAAGACTTAGCAGCGAGTAGCACGGTGAAGGGCACTCTGGGATTTATGCCTCCAGAGCAGCTATTTAATCGTAATTTAACTACTGCTTCCGATATTTACAGTTTAGGTGTAACTTTAGTTTGCTTGCTGACTCAAACTCCCTCAACAGCGATCGCTCAACTAATTGATGATGACTACCGTCTCAACTTCAAACCCAAATTACCTCAATTGCATCCTGGGTTAGTCAACTGGTTAGAAAAGATGGTTGCACCCAGCGTCCAAAAACGCTACCAAAACGCATCTGAAGCCCTAGCAGCCTTAGAGAAAGTAGATTTAAGTCAAAACACAAGAAACCACGATGTAAAGTTGGCGATCGCTTCTCGATTCCTGATCTTTTTCGGTCTAATCGGCGGAATTACTCTGCACTCAATTTCCCAAAAACCATACTCCTATCGTGCTTCATTTGGGATCGATCTTTCACTTGAGCAGTTATCAGCTACCCGCCGTTGTCCTGGATGCAACTTAAAATGGGCAGATTTGCAAGGAACTGACCTCAGAGGGGTCGATCTAGAAGGTGCAGATCTAACTGAAGCTGATTTAGAGGGTGCAGACCTGCGAGGGGCGTATTTACGCAACGCTAACTTAACTGGTGCTAACTTACACAGAGCCGATCTCCATCATACCGATCTACAAGGGGCAATTATGCCTGATGGTAGGGTACACCCTTAG
- a CDS encoding S8 family peptidase, whose protein sequence is MKQADEDRAAAIKPVVNSASNKLKNLGFQVKADKNAPVIYSSLTPSQIRQAAKLGEVDQVYEDKQMQPTLDVARATIFAHIPQSQGFTGSGIKVGEIEVGGRINTANPYLAGTVQDLTFSCNNAHADAVAGMIRSTHPTIRGIAPAASLWVGGSCGGWSSELQDRTNAAANWGAQVFNLSLGGDSGRTVDSFARFYDDLVMNRSRSVVIAAGNSGNSGNVGSPAVAYNVIAVGSFDDRNTNSWLDDIISSFSSGVDPISTNGDREKPEISAPGSNIKSTTRVSPWVGSTGSGTSYAAPMVTGVVAQMMQANSSLTSWPEAVKAILMTTAVHNIEGSTRLSELDGAGGTASDRAVNLARNIGGKWGGQSYSCSSATNIDVATFSLTSGVRTRATIAWDNNPSYVNYANQPSADLDLQIVNSVGTVVSSSASWDNNYEIVDFTPSTSGTYKLRVQKHRCDLTPNWLGWSWRQGN, encoded by the coding sequence TTGAAGCAAGCAGATGAAGATCGGGCTGCTGCCATCAAGCCCGTGGTTAACTCAGCTAGTAATAAGTTGAAAAATCTAGGTTTTCAAGTCAAAGCTGACAAAAATGCTCCCGTAATTTATAGTAGCCTGACTCCCAGCCAGATTCGGCAAGCAGCCAAATTGGGTGAAGTTGACCAAGTTTATGAAGATAAACAGATGCAACCGACCTTAGATGTCGCACGTGCTACCATATTTGCCCATATTCCTCAAAGTCAAGGTTTTACTGGTTCAGGAATCAAAGTTGGAGAAATTGAAGTCGGCGGACGGATTAATACGGCTAACCCTTACCTAGCTGGAACCGTCCAAGATTTGACTTTTTCCTGCAATAATGCTCATGCTGATGCTGTAGCAGGGATGATTCGCAGTACCCATCCCACAATTCGAGGGATTGCTCCTGCTGCTTCTTTGTGGGTAGGTGGTTCTTGTGGCGGCTGGAGTAGCGAATTGCAAGATCGCACCAATGCTGCGGCAAACTGGGGAGCGCAGGTATTCAACCTTAGCTTGGGAGGGGATTCTGGCAGAACCGTTGATAGTTTTGCTAGGTTTTATGACGATCTGGTGATGAATCGATCTCGGAGTGTGGTTATTGCGGCTGGTAATAGCGGAAATAGTGGCAATGTAGGAAGTCCAGCCGTGGCTTATAACGTGATTGCTGTCGGGAGCTTTGACGATCGCAACACGAATAGTTGGCTTGATGACATAATTAGCTCCTTTTCTAGCGGCGTTGACCCAATTTCCACCAATGGCGATCGCGAAAAACCAGAAATCTCGGCTCCAGGCTCAAATATCAAGAGTACAACCCGTGTTTCTCCTTGGGTTGGTTCGACTGGAAGTGGTACTAGTTATGCTGCGCCGATGGTAACTGGTGTCGTCGCCCAAATGATGCAAGCTAACAGTTCTTTAACATCTTGGCCCGAAGCAGTCAAGGCAATTCTCATGACTACTGCGGTACATAACATTGAAGGTAGCACCAGATTGAGCGAACTAGATGGTGCTGGTGGTACAGCAAGCGATCGCGCTGTCAATTTGGCTCGTAATATTGGTGGTAAGTGGGGTGGACAGTCTTATAGCTGTAGTAGTGCTACCAATATCGATGTCGCAACATTCTCCCTCACCAGTGGGGTACGCACTCGCGCCACTATCGCTTGGGACAATAACCCCAGCTATGTTAACTATGCTAACCAACCCAGCGCCGACCTTGACCTGCAAATAGTTAACTCTGTGGGAACTGTAGTCTCTTCCTCGGCTAGTTGGGATAACAACTATGAGATTGTTGACTTCACCCCCTCAACCAGTGGAACATATAAGTTACGGGTTCAGAAACACCGTTGCGATCTGACTCCAAACTGGCTCGGATGGTCATGGCGGCAAGGTAATTAA
- a CDS encoding DUF29 domain-containing protein, with the protein MLTELQANQKSLYETDFVRWIETTLEQLRTQNYTCVDWTNLIEEIADMSRRERKSLKSNLVVILLHLLKWQYQPECRGGSWRGSIREHRRRINDDLKDSPSLVPYLQEVFAECYVNACSQAADETGLALETFPLNCPYTPEQSLNSEYLPD; encoded by the coding sequence ATGTTAACTGAACTGCAAGCCAACCAAAAGAGTCTTTATGAAACCGACTTTGTGCGTTGGATTGAGACTACATTGGAACAATTACGTACTCAAAATTACACTTGTGTAGATTGGACAAACTTGATCGAAGAAATTGCAGATATGTCAAGACGGGAGCGGAAAAGCCTGAAAAGCAACCTGGTAGTAATTCTGCTTCATCTTCTTAAATGGCAATATCAACCAGAATGCCGTGGTGGTAGTTGGCGAGGTAGTATTAGAGAACATCGTAGGCGTATCAATGATGACTTGAAAGATTCACCCAGCTTAGTACCCTATCTTCAAGAGGTGTTTGCTGAATGCTATGTCAATGCTTGTTCGCAAGCAGCAGATGAAACAGGTTTAGCGTTAGAAACTTTTCCTTTAAATTGCCCTTACACCCCCGAACAATCGTTAAATTCTGAATATTTACCAGATTGA